One region of Lentimicrobium sp. L6 genomic DNA includes:
- a CDS encoding GH3 auxin-responsive promoter family protein, with amino-acid sequence MAIINSVITWIIKKRIHQIDLFMKYPHDVQEEWFKKLLQAGRETEFGKKYDFDSIRNYEQYRQRVPIHSYATLKPYIDRLRAGEQDLLWPSDIKWFAKSSGTTAGKSKYIPVSRHALEECHFKAGKDMLSIYVNNHPETMVFDGRSIAMGGSHNISDVNNEEYYDGDLSAILIENLPFWAQILRTPNREIALMDEWESKIEKMALITMEEDVTSLSGVPSWTLLLVKKILEISGQKYIKEIWPNLEVFIHGGIKFEPYRKQFAELVGPSGINYQETYNASEGFFGIQDRTDSNEMLLMLDYGIFYEFIPMSEIDKEFPQVIPLGEVELGVNYALLISTNAGLWRYKIGDTIEFTSTNPYRFLITGRTKYFINLVGEEIILDNAERALKVACEKCNVIVDEYMAGPADIKNGAQARHDWMFEFIKAPTDLAVFGDALDNALKSLNSDYEAKRYKDMILHPPHLTSLKPGTFYAWLKSKGKLGGQHKVPRLLNQRPIIDEVLSIHYE; translated from the coding sequence ATGGCCATCATTAATTCCGTTATAACTTGGATCATTAAAAAGCGAATTCATCAGATTGATTTGTTTATGAAATACCCTCATGATGTGCAAGAGGAATGGTTTAAGAAATTATTACAAGCAGGCAGAGAAACCGAATTTGGAAAAAAATATGACTTTGACTCCATTCGCAATTACGAGCAATATCGTCAACGAGTTCCAATACATTCTTATGCTACCTTGAAACCATATATCGACCGGCTGCGAGCTGGTGAACAAGATTTACTCTGGCCTTCTGATATTAAATGGTTTGCTAAATCATCGGGCACTACCGCCGGAAAGAGCAAATATATTCCAGTAAGTCGACACGCTTTAGAAGAGTGCCATTTCAAAGCTGGAAAAGACATGCTATCCATCTACGTTAACAATCATCCCGAGACTATGGTTTTTGATGGTCGAAGTATAGCTATGGGCGGTAGTCATAATATTTCAGATGTAAATAATGAGGAGTATTACGATGGTGATCTTTCTGCTATTTTAATTGAGAACCTCCCCTTTTGGGCTCAAATTCTCCGTACTCCCAATAGAGAAATCGCCTTGATGGACGAGTGGGAAAGTAAAATTGAAAAAATGGCATTAATCACCATGGAGGAAGATGTAACTTCACTTTCTGGTGTTCCATCATGGACTTTATTATTAGTGAAAAAGATTTTAGAAATAAGTGGTCAAAAATATATTAAAGAGATTTGGCCCAATTTGGAGGTATTTATTCACGGTGGAATTAAATTCGAACCCTACCGCAAACAGTTTGCTGAATTAGTTGGCCCGAGTGGAATCAATTATCAGGAAACTTATAATGCTTCTGAAGGTTTTTTCGGAATCCAAGACCGAACAGATAGCAATGAGATGCTTTTAATGTTAGATTATGGAATATTCTATGAATTCATTCCTATGAGTGAAATTGATAAAGAATTTCCACAAGTCATTCCACTTGGTGAAGTAGAATTAGGGGTGAATTACGCCCTCCTCATCTCCACTAATGCAGGATTATGGCGCTATAAAATTGGAGACACCATTGAATTCACTTCTACTAATCCCTATCGGTTTTTAATTACTGGCCGAACCAAATACTTTATTAATTTGGTGGGAGAAGAAATTATTCTCGACAATGCCGAACGAGCTTTAAAAGTAGCTTGCGAAAAATGCAATGTGATAGTAGATGAGTATATGGCAGGTCCTGCTGATATTAAAAACGGAGCGCAAGCCAGACACGATTGGATGTTTGAATTTATAAAAGCCCCAACGGACTTGGCTGTTTTTGGAGATGCTTTGGACAATGCGCTAAAATCCTTAAATTCAGATTACGAAGCCAAAAGATATAAAGACATGATATTACACCCCCCTCATCTCACCAGCTTAAAACCTGGCACCTTTTATGCTTGGTTAAAAAGCAAAGGCAAATTGGGTGGGCAACATAAAGTTCCTCGTTTACTCAACCAACGCCCAATTATTGACGAAGTATTAAGTATTCATTATGAATAA
- the priA gene encoding primosomal protein N' yields MDRKTLFVEVILPLPLDGSFTYRVPFEMNEMVAQGMRVLVQFGTRKVYAALVVSVHENIPQNYQPKYILAVLDAYPIVNQYQLKFWTWISKYYISGIGEVMNAALPTAFKLSSESKLVLNPDFEIGSISLNEKEALILTALQNQDNISITQASELTDLKKVFPLIKTMTEKGIVLMEEELEDKYKVRKETRVQLVEEYREEEALRELFSQLEKRAFKQLEVVMAFLHLSQKRGGNHLDLPKKELLSQLENGASAYASLEKKGVFFSFEQSISRLVDFAKAKEVESIELSFAQNEAFEAVKNSFGKQPACLLHGITGSGKTEIYIKLMDEVIKEGKQVLYLLPEIALTAQIINRLRKYFGEKVGVYHSRYNIHERVEIWNKVLNEEEGTPSYQIILSARSGVFLPFKNLGLIIVDEEHDNSYKQFDPAPRYHARDAALVLANQHKAKVVLGSATPSVETYYNARSGKYGLVSLTERFGEGRLPEILVSDVKHETKRKTMNGHFSSFLMMHVKEALERNEQVILFQNRRGFAPRLECEVCNWIPECPNCDISLVYHKNQNRLRCHICGHSSHLMHTCGSCGSKEVRMKGFGTEKLEEDLSIILPEARIKRMDLDTTRAKNAFEKIFEDFADKKIDILVGTQMVTKGLDFENVSVVGVLNADNMINFPDFRAFERSFQMLVQVSGRAGRKEKKGKVIIQSFNPYHSVIRYVIENSYQKMYDSQILERRNYKYPPFYRLIRFTLKHKDYRVLNEAMQDFSSLLREKFGQRIIGPEYPMVARMRNLYLKEVLLKLEKGYPIDSSRKVIHDILDAFNSGKQYKAIRVVIDVDPM; encoded by the coding sequence ATGGATAGAAAAACGCTTTTTGTAGAGGTTATTTTACCACTTCCACTCGATGGAAGTTTTACCTATCGTGTGCCTTTCGAAATGAATGAAATGGTAGCGCAAGGGATGCGAGTTCTGGTGCAGTTTGGCACTAGAAAAGTATATGCGGCTTTAGTGGTTTCTGTGCATGAAAACATTCCTCAGAATTATCAACCCAAATATATTTTGGCAGTATTAGATGCTTATCCTATTGTAAATCAATACCAATTGAAATTCTGGACTTGGATTTCTAAATATTATATCTCAGGTATAGGAGAGGTGATGAATGCGGCGCTTCCCACAGCTTTTAAGCTAAGTAGCGAATCGAAATTGGTCTTAAATCCCGATTTTGAGATTGGTAGTATTTCTTTAAATGAAAAAGAAGCATTAATATTAACAGCACTTCAGAATCAGGATAATATAAGTATTACTCAGGCATCAGAACTTACCGATTTAAAAAAAGTATTTCCTCTCATTAAAACCATGACCGAGAAGGGCATTGTATTGATGGAGGAGGAGCTAGAAGATAAATATAAGGTAAGGAAAGAGACTAGAGTTCAGTTGGTAGAGGAGTATAGAGAAGAAGAGGCTTTACGAGAATTGTTTAGTCAACTAGAAAAACGAGCCTTTAAGCAGTTGGAAGTGGTAATGGCTTTTTTGCACTTATCACAAAAGCGAGGCGGGAATCATTTAGATTTACCTAAGAAAGAACTTTTATCTCAACTTGAAAATGGAGCATCTGCCTATGCTTCTTTAGAGAAAAAAGGGGTGTTTTTTAGTTTTGAGCAAAGTATTAGCCGTTTGGTGGATTTTGCAAAAGCCAAAGAAGTAGAAAGTATAGAATTGAGCTTTGCGCAAAATGAAGCTTTTGAGGCGGTGAAAAACAGTTTTGGAAAACAACCAGCTTGCCTATTGCATGGGATTACCGGAAGTGGAAAGACCGAAATCTATATCAAATTGATGGATGAGGTGATTAAAGAAGGGAAGCAAGTATTATACCTTCTTCCTGAAATTGCCTTAACGGCTCAAATCATTAATAGATTACGAAAGTATTTCGGTGAGAAAGTGGGTGTTTATCATTCTCGCTATAACATCCATGAGCGAGTTGAAATCTGGAATAAAGTTTTGAATGAAGAAGAAGGAACGCCTTCTTATCAAATCATATTGTCGGCTCGCTCGGGGGTGTTTTTACCCTTTAAAAACCTAGGTTTAATTATTGTGGATGAAGAACATGATAATAGTTATAAGCAATTTGATCCTGCTCCTCGTTATCATGCTCGCGATGCGGCTTTAGTATTGGCAAATCAGCATAAAGCCAAAGTGGTTTTAGGTTCTGCCACACCGTCGGTAGAAACTTATTATAATGCACGATCAGGAAAATATGGTTTGGTGAGTTTGACCGAGCGATTTGGTGAAGGTCGATTGCCAGAGATTTTGGTGTCTGATGTGAAGCATGAAACCAAAAGAAAAACCATGAATGGGCATTTCTCTTCCTTCTTAATGATGCATGTAAAAGAGGCCTTGGAAAGAAATGAACAAGTAATACTATTCCAAAATAGAAGAGGCTTTGCGCCACGCTTAGAATGTGAAGTCTGTAACTGGATTCCAGAATGTCCAAATTGTGATATCAGCTTGGTGTATCATAAAAATCAGAACCGATTGCGATGTCATATTTGCGGACATTCCTCTCATTTAATGCATACCTGTGGGAGTTGTGGTAGTAAAGAAGTCAGAATGAAAGGCTTTGGTACAGAAAAACTAGAGGAGGATTTATCAATCATTCTCCCTGAGGCTAGAATCAAGCGTATGGATTTAGATACCACCAGAGCCAAGAATGCCTTTGAAAAAATATTTGAGGATTTCGCTGATAAGAAGATCGATATTTTAGTGGGAACACAAATGGTCACCAAAGGATTAGATTTTGAGAATGTGAGTGTTGTGGGGGTTTTAAATGCCGATAATATGATCAATTTCCCTGACTTTAGAGCTTTCGAACGCAGTTTTCAAATGTTGGTGCAGGTGAGCGGTAGGGCAGGTAGAAAAGAGAAAAAAGGTAAAGTCATTATCCAATCTTTTAATCCCTATCATTCTGTTATTCGCTATGTGATAGAGAATAGTTATCAAAAAATGTATGACAGCCAGATTTTGGAAAGAAGAAATTATAAATATCCTCCATTCTATCGTTTGATTCGCTTTACTTTAAAGCACAAAGATTATAGGGTACTCAATGAGGCCATGCAAGATTTTTCTAGCCTTCTGAGAGAAAAATTCGGACAAAGAATCATAGGTCCAGAATACCCCATGGTTGCACGAATGCGTAATCTTTATCTTAAAGAAGTATTATTAAAATTAGAAAAAGGCTATCCTATTGATTCCTCTCGCAAGGTCATTCATGATATTCTCGATGCCTTCAATAGCGGAAAGCAATATAAAGCCATTCGTGTGGTGATTGATGTGGATCCTATGTAG
- a CDS encoding VC_2705 family sodium/solute symporter: protein MKKILLAISILLPGYIFANASTTLEGGFKLGPALILLSILILFVVVGIVFRAKDTNDFFAAGRKISKVGSGMAIASNWMSAASFLGMAALMYGSGYHGLAYVIGWTGGYVLLLVLMAGQIRKYGKYTAADFIGDRFYSKTLRISGAIVAILISIAYCVGQFGGIGLLFKWILGIDYAVAVMVGGAVVLSYTLISGMLGVTKNMQIQYIIIIISFLIPLFILSFKYDYFWLLPQIGYGSIVTDIVTGIPAPEMVNMVNSFGHDFAITPSPEYAMPWDPSSGQTFFQFMAITFSLMVGTAGLPHVIQRFYVVPKVRDARWSVVWGLFFICILYWSAPVYSALGTILSANPEVGKLSKDAIVVYTAQLGNINPLIVGLLAAGGVSAAFSTVSGLLVAGASAFSHDLYVKVINPSCSPKRQLAMARWATVLMAIIVTLIALMKLALIGQLVAVAFSLAGCTIFPLFLLGIWWSGSNRKGATWGLIVGGMVSLIAITYFVAGKFNLILPAHEFMNYWLGAWYFAWIGAPLAILTNIIVSKFTEETPVEIRKFLVENVHS, encoded by the coding sequence ATGAAAAAGATTTTATTGGCAATTTCCATATTGCTTCCAGGATATATATTTGCAAATGCCTCAACCACTTTGGAAGGCGGTTTTAAATTGGGTCCTGCATTAATTCTATTAAGCATCCTCATTTTGTTTGTGGTGGTGGGGATTGTTTTTCGTGCCAAAGACACCAATGATTTTTTTGCAGCAGGCCGAAAAATCTCAAAAGTAGGCTCAGGAATGGCGATTGCCTCGAACTGGATGAGTGCCGCTTCTTTCTTGGGAATGGCTGCTTTAATGTATGGTAGCGGATATCATGGTTTAGCTTATGTGATAGGCTGGACAGGTGGATATGTATTGTTACTTGTTTTAATGGCAGGTCAGATTAGAAAATATGGAAAGTATACCGCTGCCGATTTTATTGGCGATAGATTTTATTCAAAAACATTAAGAATTAGTGGTGCCATTGTAGCCATTCTGATTTCAATAGCTTATTGTGTGGGGCAATTTGGAGGAATAGGACTATTATTTAAGTGGATATTAGGTATTGATTATGCTGTTGCTGTAATGGTTGGTGGAGCTGTGGTTTTAAGCTATACATTAATATCAGGTATGCTTGGAGTCACCAAAAATATGCAGATTCAATATATTATCATTATTATTTCTTTCTTGATACCACTTTTTATACTCTCCTTCAAATATGATTATTTCTGGTTGCTTCCTCAAATTGGATATGGTTCTATTGTTACTGATATTGTAACCGGAATTCCTGCGCCAGAAATGGTCAATATGGTGAACTCCTTCGGGCATGACTTTGCCATTACGCCAAGTCCCGAATATGCCATGCCTTGGGACCCTTCAAGTGGACAAACTTTTTTCCAGTTTATGGCTATTACTTTCTCTTTAATGGTAGGAACCGCAGGTTTGCCACACGTTATTCAGCGTTTTTATGTAGTGCCTAAAGTACGTGATGCGCGTTGGTCAGTGGTTTGGGGCTTATTCTTCATCTGTATTTTATATTGGAGTGCCCCAGTTTATTCTGCCTTGGGAACTATTCTTTCTGCAAACCCTGAAGTTGGAAAATTATCTAAAGATGCCATTGTAGTATACACGGCTCAGCTTGGAAATATCAATCCTCTTATTGTTGGTCTTTTAGCTGCCGGAGGAGTTTCTGCAGCATTTTCTACGGTTTCTGGATTGTTAGTAGCTGGTGCCTCTGCATTCTCCCACGATTTATATGTGAAGGTCATTAATCCAAGCTGTTCTCCAAAAAGACAACTGGCAATGGCGCGTTGGGCGACTGTATTAATGGCCATTATAGTAACACTTATTGCTTTAATGAAATTAGCATTAATTGGCCAGTTAGTGGCTGTTGCTTTTTCTTTAGCTGGTTGTACTATCTTTCCATTATTCCTTCTGGGAATTTGGTGGAGTGGTTCCAATAGAAAAGGCGCTACATGGGGATTAATAGTTGGGGGTATGGTTTCTCTTATTGCAATCACCTATTTTGTTGCCGGAAAATTTAATCTAATACTTCCTGCCCATGAGTTTATGAACTATTGGTTAGGCGCTTGGTATTTTGCATGGATTGGTGCACCATTAGCCATATTAACTAATATCATTGTTTCGAAATTTACGGAAGAAACTCCAGTGGAAATTAGAAAGTTCTTAGTTGAAAATGTACATAGTTAA